The segment CGGTTCTGCAACTGCAAAAGACGTGATTATATACACGTACCTTGAATCGACAGATGTAGGCATGGCCTGGGACCAGGTCCAAAGTGATGAGATCGATGAAATTGAAGCAGAAGGCGGGGTAACTTATACAGTGACCAATATGAAGGTCCCTGTTGGTCAGGAATATCGTGTCGCTGTAATAGCCTGGGGTTCAAATGCTGAACAGACAATTGTTTACAGTGATTGGATCGTTTCCTGAAGGTTGATGACTTCACAATAAACTATAAGTAGAAAGGAAATTCAAATTTGTTTAATAGTATCCAAAAGTGGGGGGAATTAACAATGGCCGATAAAGAAAATAAAGTAGCTGAAAATGTACCGGGTCAATTCTATGTGGATGAAGGATGCATTGGATGTCGTTTATGCACAAATGATGCTCCGGATAACTTCAGGATGACTGAAGATGAATCGACTGCATTTGTCTTTAAGCAACCGGAAAAAGATTCCGAGACAAAGGATTGTGAAAATGCAATGGATTCATGCCCAGTAGATGCAATCGGCAATGATGGCTAACGTCTGATATATATTAAAGGCCTTTTCTTTCTTTTTTATTTATTTAGAACAAATTGCTTTGATCAATAATTTCTAAAATCAAGGGGGAAATTGAAGTTGACAATACCAATTGCCAGAACATTGATCTCGATCGGAATAATACTAATGGTCGCAGGATGTATAAATGTTTACGATGAACGATCTGATACAACTGATAGTGGATATGAGTGGCATGATCCCGGATATATGTACCCGGCACAATATGATTCGATGACAGATCCGAACATCATTACAGATTTTTCATCGAACGGAGAAATGATCTATTATACAGGTCTTAATGAAAATCGACAGGAAATACCGGTTAGTGGCGGTCCTCATTGGTTGTATGTCCATGGTGGAAGCTGTGTAAGCTGTCATGGTGTTGATGGGAAAGGGGGAGTTCCAATAATGATGGGAACTGTAATACCTTCAGATATAACCTATGAAGTCCTGACTTCCGAAGAAGAACATGAAAATGAACATGAAGAGCATCCTCCATACACTGATGAAACGATTACTATTGCCATAAGGGAAGGAAAAGATCCTTCTGGTGAAGAACTGGATTACACAATGCCCAGATGGGACCTTTCAGATGAAGACATGGAAGATCTGATCGAATATCTGAAAACGCTTTGATACAGGGATCCTTATTTTTAAGTGAAGAATTCCTGCTTTCTTTTTTCAAAAAAATACGGATATTGAAAACGGGAACCTGAATGGGACATCAGTTAATGATCTCTGATACTTTTACTTAATTTCCCATAGATGAGTAGAGGATCAAAAACGGAAAAATGTCATTCAAAGAAAGTTCCCAGGTCTTCGATATTGAGTGAGACATCGAACTCCTTGAGCTTGAAAAATTTCTTTGCCCTCATATCGTCATCTTCAAGACGAAGATCACTTTCTACAAATCCAGCCTTCTCAAGACGCTTTAAATGAAGATAGAGGACCTGCCGGGAGACATTCAGCTCTTTGGCAAGCTCATACACATACCATTCCCTTTCTGAGAGCATATAGAGAAGCTTAAGCCTCAGAGGATGTGAAATAGCCTCACCTATAGATACTATCTGCTGCATTGTTTTTCCCATAGTAAGACCGGCCAGGGTATTAAGTTGGACTTAGATCTCTTCCAGTTTCTCTTTGATCTCTTCTACAGTCTTCTTGATCTCAGCAACATCTTTCTCCATGCTCACGAGTTTCTCGTTGCTAGCTGCACCTGCAAACCCGGATTTGTTAATGAAGAAAATGACTAGACCTACGACCAATAGTATAAGGAGAACTTCCAGGAAAAAATCAAATAAACTAAATGTATTGTAATAGTGCATCATAGTTATTCATAAGATGTTTTTGTTTTCATATTAATCTTTACTAATATCCCATATAAATAAACAAAAAATGGGACTCAATCCAGTTTCTTCAATATCTTATCCAGTGATTCACGATTGCTCTCCACCTGTTCTTCAATACGGGATAAGCGTGTGTCACGATCGTCTTTGGTATTGCACGACCCATTGTTGAAAATGCACGACCTGTTGTTTAAAAATGAAGAAATTAACCAGATAAGAGCTATCAGTATAAGCAAGCTAAATATCATAGAAAAACCTCCTAAACCTCCAAATACCCCATAATCACCATACATTCCATAGCCCATCATATTATCACCTTCCTGCTAAGATCAGACTCTTCATAGAGGTAAGTGGATGATCCCTGCCACAGTGGGGAGTGGGGGGTACAATTCAAAAATAAATGGCAGGAAATCCACATAATTCATTAATCAGTAACGATACATTCTGCT is part of the Methanococcoides orientis genome and harbors:
- a CDS encoding ferredoxin — encoded protein: MADKENKVAENVPGQFYVDEGCIGCRLCTNDAPDNFRMTEDESTAFVFKQPEKDSETKDCENAMDSCPVDAIGNDG
- a CDS encoding c-type cytochrome, with the protein product MTIPIARTLISIGIILMVAGCINVYDERSDTTDSGYEWHDPGYMYPAQYDSMTDPNIITDFSSNGEMIYYTGLNENRQEIPVSGGPHWLYVHGGSCVSCHGVDGKGGVPIMMGTVIPSDITYEVLTSEEEHENEHEEHPPYTDETITIAIREGKDPSGEELDYTMPRWDLSDEDMEDLIEYLKTL
- a CDS encoding ArsR/SmtB family transcription factor, coding for MGKTMQQIVSIGEAISHPLRLKLLYMLSEREWYVYELAKELNVSRQVLYLHLKRLEKAGFVESDLRLEDDDMRAKKFFKLKEFDVSLNIEDLGTFFE